From Alosa sapidissima isolate fAloSap1 chromosome 7, fAloSap1.pri, whole genome shotgun sequence, the proteins below share one genomic window:
- the ppp1r3da gene encoding protein phosphatase 1, regulatory subunit 3Da, translating to MAYSAEWWQKTSATSTAPHRAAGSAPTEHVTLRLRDEVEERKRVQIRPPSPRVPRASPVLRRSFSCEPKPKPIIRRREHSSPPERRRMAQRAGVRFVDSRGMQLEDVKVFKASEGPLVPDHVLFRILMNAEFSRGSNLEISLPLMKPVFPEQPGDQPGYAERVCRQRVCLERVLCFEDGIVGIVQVLNLAFEKEVCVRYSFTAWKSCSETRAFWVSHKQPGWDTFHFHLPVPPFLLQPGALLEYAVCYKVLGTEFWDNNEGQNYKLACHSYTLTVPKECEDSMIHFI from the coding sequence ATGGCCTACTCTGCGGAGTGGTGGCAAAAAACATCAGCGACGTCCACTGCACCCCACAGGGCTGCAGGAAGTGCTCCAACTGAACATGTCACTCTGAGATTAAGGGATGAAgttgaggagagaaaaagagtccAAATCCGCCCCCCAAGCCCAAGGGTCCCGAGAGCATCACCGGTTCTGCGCCGGAGCTTCTCTTGTGAGCCCAAGCCCAAACCAATCATTCGAAGACGAGAGCATTCCTCACCTcccgagaggaggaggatggctcAGAGAGCGGGGGTGCGTTTTGTGGACTCTCGGGGTATGCAGTTAGAGGATGTGAAAGTTTTTAAAGCCAGCGAGGGTCCCCTTGTCCCAGACCATGTGTTGTTCAGGATACTGATGAATGCCGAATTCTCAAGGGGAAGTAACCTGGAAATCTCTTTGCCTTTGATGAAGCCAGTGTTTCCTGAGCAACCAGGTGATCAGCCTGGGTACGCAGAGCGCGTCTGTCGCCAGAGAGTGTGCCTGGAGAGAGTTCTGTGCTTTGAGGATGGCATCGTTGGCATCGTGCAAGTCCTCAACCTGGCATTTGAGAAAGAGGTTTGTGTGCGCTACTCCTTCACGGCCTGGAAGAGCTGCTCAGAAACACGGGCGTTCTGGGTGTCCCATAAACAGCCAGGCTGGGACACTTTTCACTTTCACCTTCCAGTGCCCCCTTTCCTTCTCCAGCCTGGGGCCCTGCTTGAATATGCTGTGTGTTACAAAGTGCTGGGGACAGAGTTCTGGGACAACAATGAGGGGCAGAACTATAAGCTGGCCTGCCACAGTTACACGCTGACTGTACCCAAGGAGTGTGAGGATAGCATGATACATTTTATCTAA
- the ttll9 gene encoding probable tubulin polyglutamylase TTLL9, whose translation MSKSKAGYKGPYAQKKKEGELRSTVRYKCGLTNTIQDVLRQRPGWLEVKDDGEWDFNWCDVGWLRENYDHSYMEEHVRICHFRNHYELTRKNLMVKNLKRYRKFLERESGRLEAAKCDFFPRTFELPSEYHLFVEEFKRTPGSTWIMKPVARSQGKGIFLFRKLKDIMDWKKDGTRSEEQRDETQVESYVAQRYIENPYLISGRKFDLRVYILVSSYIPLKAWLYRDGFARFSSTRFSLNSIDDQYVHLTNVAVQKTAPDYDPEKGCKWEIQKLRRYLTAKHGSETVESLFKEIDNIFVRSLQSVQKVIINDKHCFELYGYDILLDQDLKPWLIEVNASPSLTASSQEDYEMKCRLLEDTLHIVDMEGRLTGREKRVGGFDLMWNDGPVYRDDVNLETLGLSCFSANTHLGCINDREKQLRQLLKPFPGQKKT comes from the exons ATGTCAAAGAGTAAG GCAGGATACAAAGGTCCTTATGCTCAGAAGAAAAAAGAGGG GGAGTTACGGAGCACTGTAAGGTACAAATGTGGATTAACCAACACAATTCAGGATGTCCTGCGTCAAAGGCCTGGGTGGTTAGAGGTCAAAGA TGATGGTGAGTGGGACTTCAACTGGTGTGATGTTGGATGGCTTAGAGAGAACTATGACCATTCCTACATGGAGGAACATGTGCGAATATGCCATTTCCGCAACCACTATGAG CTAACAAGGAAAAACCTCATGGTGAAAAACCTGAAGAGGTACCGGAAATTCCTGGAGCGAGAGTCTGGCCGCTTAGAGGCGGCGAAGTGCGACTTTTTCCCACGTACCTTTGAACTGCCCAGCGAGTACCATCTTTTTGTGGAGGAGTTCAAACGCACCCCCGGCAGTACCTGGATCATGAAGCCG GTGGCTCGGTCTCAGGGAAAAGGCATATTTCTCTTCCGTAAGCTAAAAGACATAATGGACTGGAAGAAG GATGGAACACGGTCAGAGGAGCAAAGGGACGAAACTCAGGTTGAGAGTTATGTTGCCCAGCGCTACATTGAGAACCCTTACCTCATCAGTG GAAGGAAGTTTGATCTGAGAGTCTACATTCTGGTGTCTTCT TATATTCCTTTAAAGGCCTGGCTGTACCGAGATGGCTTCGCCCGCTTCTCCAGCACACGTTTCTCCCTCAATAGCATCGATGATCAGT ATGTCCATCTTACCAATGTGGCAGTGCAAAAAACAGCTCCAGATTATGACCCAGAAAAG GGTTGCAAATGGGAGATTCAGAAGCTGCGTCGGTATCTGACCGCAAAGCACGGCTCAGAAACTGTAGAATCTCTCTTCAAGGAAATAGACAACATATTTGTGCGCAGCCTACAGAGTGTGCAGAAGGTCATCATCAACGACAAGCACTGCTTTGAGTTGTATGGATATGACATTTTGTTGGACCAGGACCTAAAACC ATGGCTGATTGAGGTGAacgcctctccctctctcactgccAGTAGCCAGGAGGACTATGAGATGAAATGTCGACTGCTGGAGGACACCCTGCACATAGTGGACATGGAGGGCAG ACTCACAGGCCGGGAGAAGAGGGTTGGAGGTTTTGACCTGATGTGGAACGATGGACCTGTTTACCGTGATGACGTCAACTTGGAGACACTGGGTCTTTCCTGTTTCTCTGCAAATACACATCTAG GCTGCATCAATGACAGAGAAAAACAGCTACGGCAACTTCTGAAGCCCTTTCCTGGACAAAAGAAGACGTGA
- the fam217ba gene encoding uncharacterized protein fam217ba, with amino-acid sequence MTEVCEHTSQQQEQARTSFFGVQEGGGEAAPAYHCAMGPILQEQASTSLKRVTAKDKIRMKNAENAGAVNSSSKKGSKVIQNQRPPKRTGTSFRNGQDKESFPNTDKGSQQHCGNRAKADLSPLTGNRKIPRPQAESDVKSHQPRRTPASGPEERRLTQAQQQPACCGEGDRNHTAPAKSRRDLSLPLAPQTVLHHKALQKLQQQQQQVPTLESLHLFESKEDDTDSASDLSDSERLPVLPSPCTPPQLNLRAEVINSVDLLPDIPGPRTEVVDHDSDQPYSYPDFLPPPFNTWSLRQLAIFLNTEGKGAPRPRPVGQLEKYLERLLQLEWHQVQTVQTESGRQVAPTLRSRGNAGGSSSSPMGSGHQRPHTAPPTRLNSPKSLRQNQQRGLPFALLSSLPSPSSAQLSRPICPYCHIRYPLCNGTCYSYAYHRHSRLSPLLERKAPPSPTPLPTPPLSQKRSSSESRATTSDSKLNARGPRDPGSPQTGKSHLRHMQATGNFRRPSHDASANGKSVAASSRKGRGGKALEFDRQRDNTATKSVHEKCTTPTNKQEMSLGKRCEKDRQGGESRWVKSGVRRPENCPPSKKIPASRSSGKLKNGQCLIK; translated from the exons ATGACAGAGGTGTGCGAACATACgtcgcagcagcaggagcag GCAAGGACAAGCTTTTTTGGAGTACaagaaggaggaggggaagcAGCTCCTGCTTATCACTGCGCAATGGGACCCATCCTGCAGGAACAAGCGTCAACTTCGCTCAAAAGGGTGACAGCTAAAGACAAAATACGCATGAAAAATGCTGAAAATGCGGGAGCTGTTAATTCCAG CTCTAAGAAAGGCAGCAAGGTGATACAGAACCAAAGGCCTCCAAAGAGGACAGGGACTTCTTTTAGAAATGGCCAGGACAAGGAATCTTTTCCAAATACAGACAAA GGGTCGCAACAACATTGTGGAAATAGAGCTAAAGCTGATCTTAGTCCTCTCACTGGCAACAGAAAAATACCAAG ACCACAGGCAGAGAGTGATGTGAAGTCTCACCAGCCAAGGCGGACCCCGGCGTCCGGGCCTGAGGAGAGACGACTCACACAGGCTCAGCAGCAGCCTGCGTGCTGTGGCGAGGGGGACCGAAACCACACGGCCCCGGCCAAGAGTCGTCGTGATCTGTCCCTGCCTCTGGCCCCCCAGACTGTGCTGCACCACAAGGCACTGCAGAaattgcagcagcagcagcagcaggttcCTACCCTTGAGTCCCTGCACTTGTTCGAGTCCAAGGAGGACGATACGGACAGCGCCAGTGATTTATCGGACTCGGAGAGGCTGCCAGTGTTGCCCTCGCCCTGCACGCCACCTCAGCTCAACCTGCGTGCGGAGGTCATCAATTCTGTCGACCTACTTCCTGACATCCCGGGGCCCAGGACGGAGGTGGTGGATCATGACAGCGACCAACCCTACAGCTACCCAGACTTCCTGCCCCCGCCGTTTAACACTTGGAGCCTGAGACAGCTCGCCATCTTCCTGAACACGGAGGGCAAGGGCGCTCCTCGGCCCAGACCAGTGGGCCAGCTGGAGAAGTACCTGGAGCGCCTGCTGCAGCTGGAATGGCATCAGGTGCAGACCGTCCAGACTGAGAGTGGACGGCAGGTAGCCCCAACTTTGCGCTCCAGGGGGAACGCTGGCGGTTCGTCCTCCTCCCCCATGGGCTCCGGTCACCAGCGGCCCCACACGGCGCCCCCAACCCGCCTGAACTCCCCGAAGAGTCTCAGGCAGAACCAGCAGCGGGGCCTGCCCTTCGCcctgctctcctccctccccagcCCCTCGTCTGCCCAGCTCTCTCGCCCCATCTGCCCCTACTGCCACATCCGCTACCCGCTCTGCAACGGGACCTGCTACTCGTATGCCTACCACCGCCACTCCCGCCTCAGCCCCCTCCTGGAACGCAAggcccccccttcccccaccccGCTGCCCACGCCCCCTCTCTCCCAGAAGAGGAGCAGCAGCGAGAGTCGTGCCACCACGTCAGACAGCAAGCTGAATGCCCGCGGGCCGAGGGACCCCGGCAGCCCCCAGACGGGCAAGAGCCACCTGAGGCACATGCAGGCCACTGGCAACTTCCGCCGGCCATCTCACGACGCCAGTGCCAACGGGAAGTCTGTGGCTGCTTCCAGCCGAAAAGGTCGCGGAGGGAAGGCTCTCGAGTTCGACAGGCAGAGGGATAATACCGCGACAAAAAGTGTTCATGAGAAGTGCACTACCCCGACCAACAAACAGGAGATGAGTCTTGGGAAAAGGTGCGAGAAGGACAGACAAGGTGGTGAGTCCAGATGGGTCAAATCAGGTGTTAGACGACCAGAGAATTGTCCACCTTCGAAGAAGATACCTGCGTCACGCTCCAGCGGGAAATTGAAGAACGGTCAGTGTCTAATAAAATGA